One segment of Geomonas ferrireducens DNA contains the following:
- a CDS encoding cytochrome C — translation MKSKLLILLMMPLMACVLFACANTNSGARIHPEAVTGTPNCTECHTDAYAAMNHQAVDFFKKHSIFATNARRSCNSCHAESFCSDCHAHKEELKPSVKYSEAVERTMPHRGDYMSQHRIDGKMNPASCAKCHGRQNNERCVTCHK, via the coding sequence GTGAAAAGTAAACTTCTGATTCTGCTGATGATGCCGCTTATGGCATGTGTTCTCTTTGCCTGTGCCAACACTAACAGCGGCGCGAGGATCCATCCGGAAGCGGTTACGGGAACCCCGAACTGTACCGAGTGCCACACCGACGCCTATGCCGCGATGAACCACCAGGCCGTCGACTTCTTCAAAAAACACAGCATCTTCGCCACCAACGCCAGACGCTCCTGCAATTCCTGCCATGCCGAGTCCTTCTGCAGCGACTGCCATGCGCACAAGGAAGAGCTCAAACCAAGCGTCAAGTACTCCGAGGCGGTGGAGCGCACCATGCCGCACCGCGGTGACTACATGAGCCAGCACAGGATCGACGGCAAGATGAATCCTGCCTCGTGCGCCAAGTGCCACGGACGTCAGAACAACGAGAGGTGCGTGACATGCCACAAATAA
- a CDS encoding cytochrome C has protein sequence MKKIALLALMPLMLSLLYACANTTSVARVHPEEVKGLPRCAECHTGQWAALNHQAQDFYLKHKFYAAQQREACSACHKESFCVECHAHKEEILPSDKYKERPELALPHRGDYLSRHRIEGCINPASCLKCHGRQNNERCKSCHK, from the coding sequence GTGAAAAAGATAGCCTTGCTTGCCTTGATGCCCCTGATGCTCTCCCTGCTCTATGCCTGCGCCAACACGACCAGCGTCGCCCGCGTGCATCCGGAGGAGGTAAAGGGGCTTCCCAGGTGCGCCGAGTGCCACACCGGTCAGTGGGCGGCGCTGAACCACCAGGCACAGGATTTCTACCTGAAGCACAAATTCTACGCCGCCCAGCAGCGGGAAGCCTGCAGCGCCTGCCACAAGGAGTCCTTCTGCGTCGAATGCCACGCACACAAGGAAGAGATCCTCCCGAGTGACAAGTACAAGGAAAGGCCCGAGCTGGCGCTCCCGCACCGGGGGGACTACCTGAGCCGGCACAGGATCGAGGGGTGCATCAACCCGGCCTCCTGCCTTAAGTGCCACGGACGGCAAAACAACGAGAGGTGCAAATCATGCCACAAGTAA
- a CDS encoding OmcA/MtrC family decaheme c-type cytochrome translates to MIGRNLRYLVALVVCVLLPLAGCSGGGATTKITSKGTEVTVGGKVDVSKATAKTAFLSATSATATNHVFVYDAQDGAQLGTAVIDSNGSFSGLTFTLPATKTVLVFKAVVAQGTFRALVPIDLSNPPAPGVITGASPISILISQQSTDIAKTVSAMLGLSGVLGDANQTLNSVGKTYTDCATQVTNAGGQILAYTTSGLALAGTVSNTDMLPAADASTLTVDDLNNIQLSGAVTSAFIPGKKPIVNFTVTNKATGKGIKGLRTFALHVAKLIPETNGSNSYWQNYISAGLPLSAIPANVPRGSSTPTAPTVPGADASDLYVNGVKTQSGYTVIDHGDGSYTVTFGADITANTNVAYDANATHRIGISVRSVAVPGGYAGPINPATNAVQAVFTTPNTTNMFYDFTPATGAVLVDTNNARTYARDIVATSACDSCHYKLGLAAGNMLSGHTGSRVDTKLCVMCHTNQFDSGEGEFVTFIHRIHMGETFNEANDTWTVPTGVLVTYGEQTYPQDMRNCVFCHKGKDVNNWKSKPTRKACGSCHNAFNFATHQGGQTDDSSCAGCHAGTTSTVEVATAHLAVQDPDPAAPELGGTNTHTYAGYLPAAGITVPGAAVVTWDVKSVGLDSNRHPSITFRFMKNGTAVAFNTYQAGVVTDMMTGFTGAPSVYFAYSVPQDNIPSATVAPADFNASANAWIKAVWNGTNTNATMTGPDSNGYYTIVINNQTIPTSAKMLTGGVGYSYGSGSTPLTQTDLSSLTVPSSLKTKWAYNATTNVGGLIVVTPNVWKTATGFTARRTIVSNAKCNACHAALGIAPTFHSGQRNDAPTCSFCHTVNKTNTGWAINAKDAIHAIHGAAKRVNKFSWEAAAGDKYWNTTYPGYLQDCEQCHVAGTYDFSATASAAAVTSLLPSTAANGTINAAAYSILTGSENVLSTDYVKSPFVTAGASYGAAFSYNGNTGVTTAAADTTLIISPITAACFSCHDTTQAQAHMKQFGGAIYEARSTALLKSETCLVCHGTASNVLNERVPTIKAVHRWW, encoded by the coding sequence ATGATTGGCAGAAACTTAAGGTACCTCGTAGCACTCGTAGTATGTGTGCTGCTGCCTCTCGCAGGCTGCAGCGGAGGGGGGGCCACCACCAAGATCACCAGCAAGGGGACCGAGGTGACCGTCGGCGGCAAGGTCGACGTCTCCAAGGCCACCGCGAAGACCGCGTTCCTGTCAGCTACTTCGGCTACCGCGACGAACCATGTCTTCGTCTATGATGCCCAGGACGGCGCCCAACTCGGCACCGCCGTCATCGACAGCAACGGGAGCTTCAGCGGGCTTACTTTCACCCTCCCTGCAACCAAGACCGTCCTCGTCTTCAAGGCCGTCGTGGCTCAGGGTACCTTCCGCGCGCTGGTGCCGATCGATCTCAGCAATCCTCCTGCTCCGGGCGTAATCACCGGCGCTAGCCCGATCTCCATCCTGATCAGCCAGCAGTCCACCGACATCGCCAAAACCGTGTCGGCCATGCTCGGCCTTTCCGGTGTACTGGGTGACGCTAACCAGACCCTCAATTCCGTAGGCAAGACCTACACCGACTGTGCGACCCAGGTTACCAACGCAGGCGGCCAGATCCTCGCCTACACCACCAGCGGCCTCGCCCTGGCGGGTACCGTATCGAACACCGACATGCTGCCGGCGGCGGATGCCTCTACCCTTACCGTTGACGACCTGAACAACATCCAGCTCTCCGGCGCCGTAACCAGCGCCTTCATCCCGGGCAAGAAGCCGATCGTCAACTTCACTGTCACCAACAAGGCAACCGGCAAGGGTATCAAGGGCCTCAGGACCTTCGCCCTCCACGTAGCCAAACTGATTCCGGAGACCAACGGCTCCAACTCCTACTGGCAGAACTACATCAGCGCAGGCCTGCCGCTCTCCGCCATCCCGGCCAACGTTCCCAGGGGTAGCAGCACCCCGACCGCTCCGACCGTTCCGGGCGCAGACGCTTCCGACCTGTACGTGAACGGCGTGAAAACCCAAAGCGGCTACACCGTCATCGACCACGGCGACGGCAGCTACACCGTCACCTTCGGTGCCGACATCACCGCAAACACCAACGTTGCCTATGACGCCAATGCTACCCACCGTATCGGCATCTCGGTACGCTCCGTAGCAGTTCCGGGCGGCTACGCCGGCCCGATCAACCCGGCAACCAACGCAGTACAGGCCGTGTTCACCACCCCGAACACCACCAACATGTTCTACGACTTCACCCCGGCAACCGGTGCGGTTCTGGTCGACACCAACAACGCGCGTACCTACGCACGTGACATCGTCGCCACCAGCGCATGCGACAGCTGCCACTACAAGCTTGGCCTTGCTGCCGGCAACATGCTTTCCGGCCACACCGGCTCCAGGGTTGACACCAAGCTCTGCGTAATGTGCCACACCAACCAGTTCGACAGCGGCGAAGGCGAGTTCGTCACCTTCATCCACCGCATCCACATGGGCGAAACCTTCAACGAAGCCAACGATACCTGGACCGTTCCGACCGGCGTTCTCGTGACCTACGGCGAGCAGACCTATCCGCAGGATATGAGAAACTGCGTGTTCTGCCACAAAGGCAAAGATGTCAACAACTGGAAGTCCAAACCGACCCGTAAGGCCTGCGGCTCCTGCCACAACGCCTTCAACTTCGCAACCCACCAGGGCGGCCAGACCGACGACTCTTCCTGCGCAGGCTGCCACGCCGGCACCACCTCGACCGTAGAAGTCGCCACCGCTCACCTCGCGGTACAGGATCCGGACCCGGCTGCTCCTGAGCTTGGCGGCACCAACACCCACACCTATGCCGGCTACCTCCCGGCAGCAGGAATCACCGTTCCGGGCGCTGCAGTCGTCACCTGGGATGTGAAATCCGTAGGCCTTGATTCCAACCGTCACCCGTCCATCACCTTCCGTTTCATGAAGAACGGTACTGCGGTTGCATTCAACACCTACCAGGCAGGCGTAGTCACCGACATGATGACCGGCTTCACCGGCGCACCGAGCGTATACTTCGCATACTCGGTACCGCAGGACAACATTCCGTCCGCGACAGTGGCTCCGGCTGACTTCAACGCCTCGGCTAATGCATGGATCAAAGCGGTCTGGAACGGTACCAACACCAATGCGACCATGACCGGACCGGACAGCAACGGCTACTACACCATCGTGATCAACAACCAGACCATCCCGACCTCGGCGAAGATGCTGACCGGCGGCGTCGGCTACAGCTATGGCAGTGGCAGCACCCCGCTGACCCAGACCGACCTCAGCTCGCTTACCGTGCCGTCGTCGCTGAAGACCAAGTGGGCCTACAACGCCACCACCAACGTGGGCGGCCTAATCGTGGTGACTCCTAACGTCTGGAAAACCGCAACCGGCTTCACCGCGCGTCGTACCATCGTCAGCAACGCGAAGTGCAACGCCTGCCATGCCGCACTCGGCATCGCACCGACCTTCCACTCCGGCCAGAGAAACGATGCACCTACTTGCTCGTTCTGCCACACCGTGAACAAGACCAACACCGGTTGGGCCATTAACGCGAAGGATGCGATCCACGCGATCCACGGCGCCGCCAAACGCGTCAACAAGTTCTCCTGGGAAGCAGCGGCAGGAGACAAGTACTGGAACACCACCTATCCTGGCTACCTGCAGGATTGCGAGCAGTGCCACGTAGCCGGCACCTATGACTTCAGCGCAACTGCATCCGCCGCTGCCGTCACCAGCCTGCTGCCGAGCACCGCGGCAAACGGCACCATCAACGCCGCGGCCTACTCGATCCTCACCGGTTCAGAGAACGTTCTCTCCACCGACTACGTCAAGTCGCCGTTCGTCACTGCAGGTGCCTCCTACGGCGCCGCCTTCAGCTACAACGGCAATACCGGTGTCACCACCGCTGCAGCCGACACCACGCTGATCATCTCGCCGATCACCGCGGCCTGCTTCTCTTGCCACGACACCACCCAGGCGCAGGCACATATGAAGCAGTTCGGCGGCGCGATCTACGAGGCGCGCAGCACGGCACTTCTGAAGTCCGAGACCTGCCTCGTCTGCCACGGCACCGCTTCCAACGTGCTGAACGAAAGGGTCCCGACCATCAAGGCAGTACACCGCTGGTGGTAA
- a CDS encoding cytochrome C, translated as MPQVTRPAQATVMLWCLLLLSLAGCGDTNNHASYDPDKGEHPDDWLPARHAVAAIGRLQDCTPCHGEDLKGGIAKVACTSCHMGNETDVHPLEWGGYDYARHGAWIRDRVVAMGIPAVDLGPGALGTTFTSQAKTATARCANVFCHGADYRGAPGSGPSCFDDQPGVVDSSCHAGNAFSFHPLDWFPARLTTSPGIAPTILPAHGAYVQTYGAAECSIPVCHGTGTPPTISVGIGSTRITGTTPTTPNYQSYGPAFTGFTTARTQVVVTNTGRLCAACHF; from the coding sequence ATGCCACAAGTAACCAGACCAGCCCAAGCTACCGTGATGCTTTGGTGCCTGCTGCTGCTGTCGCTTGCCGGCTGTGGGGACACCAACAACCACGCAAGTTACGACCCGGACAAGGGTGAACACCCCGACGACTGGCTCCCCGCCCGCCACGCCGTGGCCGCCATCGGCCGCCTGCAGGATTGCACGCCCTGCCACGGCGAGGACCTGAAGGGGGGCATCGCCAAGGTAGCCTGCACGAGTTGCCACATGGGCAATGAGACCGACGTACATCCGTTGGAATGGGGCGGATACGACTACGCCCGGCATGGCGCCTGGATCAGAGACCGCGTGGTCGCCATGGGTATCCCTGCAGTGGACCTCGGCCCCGGCGCGCTTGGAACCACCTTTACCTCCCAAGCGAAAACCGCGACCGCCAGATGCGCCAACGTGTTCTGCCACGGCGCCGACTACCGGGGCGCTCCCGGTTCCGGCCCTTCCTGTTTCGACGACCAGCCAGGCGTCGTCGATTCGAGCTGCCACGCGGGGAACGCCTTCTCCTTCCACCCGTTGGACTGGTTCCCGGCAAGGCTGACGACGAGCCCCGGCATCGCGCCGACCATCCTCCCCGCCCACGGCGCTTACGTGCAGACCTACGGTGCGGCGGAGTGCTCCATCCCGGTCTGCCACGGCACCGGGACCCCGCCGACCATATCGGTCGGTATCGGCAGTACCCGGATCACCGGCACCACCCCGACGACGCCGAACTACCAGAGCTACGGCCCGGCCTTCACCGGATTCACCACAGCGAGAACCCAGGTCGTGGTCACCAATACCGGACGCCTCTGCGCGGCGTGCCACTTCTGA
- a CDS encoding glycerol-3-phosphate dehydrogenase/oxidase: MTDRNANLDLLKSGRTFDILVMGGGATGCGIAVDAANRGLSVALVDRGDFGGGTSSKSTKLLHGGVRYLESAVMHMDRVQFNLVRDGLHERTVLLRIAPHLCHRLTLVTPLYGLGQVPYVWSGLKLYDLLAGDAGLGHSRFVSRGEMLRRFPMIREEGLKGGVQYYDGQFNDVRMNIALARTAAREGAVICNYVEAVGLVREKGRVAGAVVRDPINGTSWQIRARCVVNACGSSADMVRRMDDPTAASLLRVSRGIHIVLPGRFAPMEAGVMIPKTDDGRVLFILPWEGACLVGTTEEPAEADELPLAREKDVEYLLRHVRRYFKLGAKSQDITASWAGLRPLVHDPFTADTAELARDHVISCSPTGLITIVGGKWTTYRKMALDTVDYVVKNVGLAATGPCRTDRLVLDGGENFRDGSAVELARNFGLDPDVALHLHRSYGDHALEVARLCQGGLGERLVAGHPYLKGEVIYAVRHEMALTVLDFVERRVPLALLDRAGARSAATAVHELMASELGWDRGRQVKEREEVRERLGGN; encoded by the coding sequence GTGACGGACAGGAACGCTAACCTTGATCTACTGAAAAGCGGCCGGACCTTCGACATACTGGTAATGGGAGGGGGCGCGACCGGCTGCGGCATCGCCGTCGATGCGGCCAACCGCGGACTTTCGGTAGCCCTCGTCGACCGGGGCGACTTCGGCGGCGGTACGAGCAGCAAGAGCACCAAGCTTCTCCATGGCGGCGTCCGCTACCTGGAGTCGGCGGTCATGCACATGGACCGGGTGCAGTTCAACCTGGTGCGCGACGGGCTGCACGAGCGCACCGTCCTTTTGAGGATCGCCCCGCACCTTTGCCACCGCCTCACCCTGGTGACGCCGCTGTACGGCCTGGGACAGGTTCCCTACGTCTGGTCCGGTCTGAAGCTCTACGATCTTCTGGCCGGCGACGCGGGGCTTGGACACAGCCGTTTCGTGTCCCGCGGGGAAATGCTGCGGCGCTTCCCGATGATCCGGGAGGAAGGGCTCAAGGGTGGGGTGCAGTACTACGACGGACAGTTCAACGACGTGCGCATGAACATCGCCCTCGCACGGACCGCGGCCAGGGAGGGGGCGGTGATCTGCAACTACGTGGAGGCGGTCGGCCTGGTCCGGGAGAAGGGGAGGGTGGCAGGTGCGGTCGTGCGCGATCCCATCAACGGGACTTCCTGGCAGATACGTGCCCGCTGCGTGGTCAACGCCTGCGGCTCCTCTGCGGACATGGTGCGCCGCATGGACGACCCGACCGCCGCTTCGCTGCTCAGGGTGAGCCGCGGCATCCACATCGTGCTTCCCGGTCGCTTTGCGCCCATGGAGGCGGGGGTGATGATACCGAAGACGGACGACGGCCGCGTACTCTTCATCCTCCCCTGGGAGGGGGCGTGCCTTGTCGGCACCACCGAGGAACCGGCCGAGGCGGACGAACTGCCGCTCGCACGGGAAAAGGACGTGGAATATCTGCTGCGCCACGTGAGACGCTACTTCAAGCTCGGGGCGAAGAGCCAGGACATCACGGCCTCCTGGGCCGGGCTCAGGCCTTTGGTGCATGATCCCTTCACCGCCGATACCGCCGAGCTTGCCCGTGACCATGTCATAAGTTGCTCTCCCACCGGGCTCATCACGATCGTCGGCGGCAAGTGGACGACCTACCGGAAGATGGCGCTGGACACGGTGGACTACGTGGTGAAAAACGTGGGACTTGCCGCCACCGGGCCATGTCGTACCGATCGCCTCGTGCTCGACGGTGGGGAAAACTTCAGGGACGGGAGCGCGGTGGAGCTTGCCCGGAACTTCGGTCTCGACCCGGACGTGGCCCTGCACCTGCACCGCTCCTACGGCGACCACGCCCTGGAGGTGGCACGGCTGTGCCAGGGGGGACTGGGCGAGAGGCTCGTTGCGGGGCACCCGTACCTGAAGGGGGAGGTCATTTACGCGGTGCGCCACGAGATGGCCCTGACCGTGCTCGATTTCGTCGAGCGGCGCGTCCCGCTCGCTCTCCTGGACCGTGCGGGGGCACGCTCCGCCGCAACCGCCGTGCACGAGCTGATGGCGTCCGAGCTCGGCTGGGACAGGGGGCGGCAGGTAAAGGAGCGCGAAGAGGTGCGTGAGCGGTTGGGGGGCAATTGA
- the glpK gene encoding glycerol kinase GlpK, which translates to MAYLISIDQGTTSSRATLYGPQGEALATASAPLTQHYPEPGWVEHDPEEILEGQLSCLREVMGCAAERGASVAGIGITNQRETTLIWERGTGRPLHRAIVWQDRRTADVTQRMKGEGLEAEVRARTGLLLDPYFSATKIAWILDEAGLRERAARGEICFGTVDSWLIYRLTGGKCHVTDITNASRTMLFNIKTLEWDDELLRVFGVPRAILPEVRMSAGSFGETSAELLGSRIPITGVAGDQQAALFGQACFAPGMAKATFGTGAFVVMNCGERPGSGEGVLSTIAWQLPGEAVQYALEGSIFIAGAAVQWLEEGLGLIRGAAEVEALAGSVADSGGVYFVPALSGLGTPYWDPYARGVIAGLTRGSGKAHLARAALDAIAFQTVDAIRAMEHAGGIALSELRVDGGATRNNLLLEIQAGLLGVPVLRPRCTESTSLGAAFLAGIGAGVLDKERIGKSWSLDRRFEPSLLPERRTEMYRGWQKCVQLSLGWAK; encoded by the coding sequence GTGGCATACCTGATTTCCATCGACCAGGGGACCACCAGCAGCCGGGCGACGCTGTACGGTCCGCAAGGTGAGGCGCTGGCTACCGCCTCGGCCCCGCTCACCCAGCACTACCCGGAGCCCGGCTGGGTCGAGCACGACCCGGAGGAGATCCTTGAGGGACAGCTCTCCTGTCTGCGCGAGGTCATGGGGTGCGCCGCGGAGCGAGGCGCTTCCGTCGCCGGAATCGGCATAACGAACCAGCGCGAGACGACGCTCATATGGGAGCGCGGGACCGGGCGTCCCCTGCACCGGGCCATCGTCTGGCAGGACCGCAGGACGGCGGACGTCACGCAGCGCATGAAGGGGGAGGGGCTGGAAGCCGAGGTCCGGGCGCGGACCGGCCTTCTGCTCGACCCCTACTTCTCCGCGACGAAGATCGCCTGGATCCTTGACGAGGCGGGCCTCAGGGAGCGCGCCGCGCGCGGCGAAATCTGCTTCGGCACCGTCGACTCATGGCTCATCTACCGCTTGACCGGCGGTAAATGCCACGTGACCGACATCACCAACGCAAGCCGCACCATGCTCTTCAACATCAAGACGCTCGAGTGGGACGACGAGCTCTTAAGGGTCTTCGGCGTGCCGCGCGCCATCCTCCCCGAGGTGCGCATGAGCGCGGGGAGCTTCGGGGAGACCTCCGCCGAACTCCTCGGGTCCCGTATCCCGATCACCGGGGTCGCCGGAGATCAGCAGGCGGCGCTCTTCGGCCAGGCCTGCTTCGCACCCGGTATGGCCAAGGCGACCTTCGGCACCGGCGCCTTCGTGGTGATGAATTGCGGCGAGCGACCGGGAAGCGGCGAGGGGGTGCTCTCCACCATCGCCTGGCAGTTACCGGGGGAGGCGGTGCAGTACGCCCTTGAAGGGTCGATCTTCATCGCCGGCGCCGCGGTGCAATGGCTCGAGGAGGGGCTTGGTTTGATCAGGGGAGCCGCCGAGGTCGAGGCTCTTGCCGGCAGCGTCGCCGACAGCGGCGGGGTCTACTTCGTCCCGGCCCTCTCGGGCCTCGGCACACCCTACTGGGACCCGTACGCCAGGGGCGTCATCGCCGGGCTCACCCGGGGAAGCGGCAAGGCGCATCTCGCCCGCGCCGCCCTCGACGCGATCGCCTTCCAGACCGTCGACGCGATCCGCGCCATGGAGCACGCGGGGGGAATTGCGCTTAGCGAGCTGCGGGTGGACGGCGGCGCGACCCGCAACAACCTCCTGCTGGAGATCCAGGCGGGCCTTCTTGGCGTCCCGGTGCTGAGGCCGCGCTGCACCGAGAGTACCTCGCTCGGGGCAGCGTTTCTCGCGGGGATCGGTGCCGGAGTCCTCGACAAGGAGCGGATCGGGAAGAGCTGGAGCCTCGACCGGCGCTTCGAGCCCTCCCTTTTGCCGGAGCGGCGCACGGAAATGTACCGGGGATGGCAAAAATGCGTGCAACTCTCGCTCGGTTGGGCTAAGTAA
- a CDS encoding porin, whose product MKIKTAKKTGDPPPFASKPMRTVLLSCFLVLLLHQGASATSISGNSTTILRMREGMDDKNLFPLYEYLHLSASDTTKNGAISLEIGGWGRVDLGDRSFEHREEGDIQYGFLSYRANRNNFRVDAGRQWVVEGVATERIDGLSLRSDLAAGFTAAAFVGSPVVTQPNFNDGDLIYGGRLAHSVPKYYTIGISALRDEASPDAVREEEGIDLWLHPIAMVDISGRSTYNSLSDGWMEHFYTASVTPTDSLRFSASLQNVHYDDYFYHVTTSALSLTNGIILPGEEMWNAGGSIGYNATKSIAVSAEYNHYEYDIAGNADYYGATGSFGTAAGLAAGVSYHRMDGSTNRLRYNQYRVWAAQKFGPIDVALDFFDVDFDRSINGRENTFSLAGAAGYDLTPNLRVAADLDYIRSADFDNELRGLVKVTYAFGIGKEGK is encoded by the coding sequence TTGAAAATTAAAACCGCGAAAAAGACGGGAGATCCGCCTCCCTTTGCCTCAAAGCCCATGCGGACCGTGCTTTTGTCCTGCTTCCTGGTGCTCCTTCTCCACCAGGGCGCGAGCGCAACCTCGATCTCGGGGAACTCCACCACCATCCTGCGCATGAGGGAGGGGATGGATGACAAGAACCTCTTCCCGCTTTACGAATACCTGCACCTCTCCGCAAGCGATACCACGAAAAACGGCGCGATCTCCCTGGAGATCGGCGGCTGGGGACGGGTCGATCTGGGCGATCGGAGCTTCGAGCACCGCGAGGAGGGGGACATCCAGTACGGCTTTTTGAGCTACCGCGCGAACCGCAACAACTTCAGGGTGGACGCCGGGCGTCAGTGGGTGGTCGAAGGTGTGGCCACCGAGCGGATCGACGGCCTCTCCCTGCGCAGCGACCTGGCTGCAGGGTTCACCGCCGCCGCCTTTGTCGGCTCGCCCGTGGTGACGCAACCCAACTTCAACGACGGAGACCTCATCTACGGCGGCCGGCTCGCCCACTCCGTCCCCAAGTACTACACGATCGGCATCAGCGCCTTGAGAGACGAAGCGAGCCCGGACGCCGTGCGCGAGGAGGAAGGGATCGACCTGTGGCTGCATCCCATCGCCATGGTCGACATAAGCGGCCGATCGACCTACAACTCGCTCAGCGACGGGTGGATGGAACACTTCTATACCGCGAGCGTCACGCCCACGGACTCCTTGCGTTTCAGCGCCTCGCTGCAAAACGTGCACTACGACGACTACTTCTACCACGTCACCACGAGCGCACTGAGCCTCACCAACGGCATCATCCTTCCCGGTGAGGAGATGTGGAACGCAGGTGGAAGCATCGGCTACAACGCTACCAAGAGCATCGCCGTTTCTGCCGAGTACAACCATTACGAGTACGACATCGCCGGCAACGCCGATTACTACGGGGCGACCGGCAGCTTCGGTACCGCAGCGGGGCTTGCCGCCGGGGTCTCCTACCACCGGATGGACGGCTCCACCAACCGTCTGCGCTACAACCAGTACCGGGTATGGGCCGCCCAGAAGTTCGGCCCCATCGACGTCGCCCTGGATTTCTTCGACGTCGACTTCGACAGGAGCATCAACGGCAGGGAGAACACCTTTTCCCTGGCAGGTGCGGCCGGATATGATCTCACGCCGAACCTTAGGGTGGCCGCCGACCTCGACTACATCCGGAGCGCCGATTTCGACAACGAACTGCGCGGGCTGGTGAAAGTCACCTACGCCTTCGGCATCGGAAAGGAGGGGAAATAG
- a CDS encoding fibronectin type III domain-containing protein, producing the protein MCIPWKKYIAALLLLCLPLLFIGCGGGGGGGGATKTVTGLATLSGPVAKAHVAVYRLSLDGTPGELLGSGTTADDGSYAVKIPASVTGPVIITVTGQTGATYLSESTGQAVPFTTADSFSAVVASLNTDVPVTVSPLTEMAYQKLPVILDQKTGTVTTQVLQESVVAANAQVGDLFNVTDILAPPADSPTYQAALLVIDQMIVDSQLSDTTAVMSILSDAIADVSTSSAAYQTFVDLFTTAATQVATDNPTLATTVNSITQQITTPPPEPDFNDVTPPTVVTGLAATTYALTSSTSSVVLVWENSTDANGVAGYDIYRNGVKVGTSTSNTFTDQPVTSNVTYSYTVVAFDGAGNMSAASAPLSVKPNQASLNVIVSGQLSNDLLSQLDIIAPTAPTGLAAVTSAISGTNSSVALTWSAATDNVGVTGYEIYRDGVKVGTSTSTSYTDQSVTSAVTYSYTVKAFDKAGNRSAASTALAVTPNKASLGVIVNGQVTTGP; encoded by the coding sequence ATGTGCATCCCCTGGAAAAAATACATTGCTGCCTTGCTGCTCCTCTGTCTGCCGTTGCTGTTCATCGGCTGCGGTGGTGGTGGCGGCGGTGGTGGCGCCACGAAGACGGTCACAGGCCTTGCCACGTTGTCGGGGCCTGTCGCCAAAGCGCACGTGGCGGTCTACCGGCTTTCCCTTGATGGGACTCCCGGCGAACTGCTCGGGTCGGGAACTACGGCCGACGACGGCAGTTATGCGGTGAAGATTCCCGCCTCAGTCACTGGCCCGGTGATCATCACCGTTACCGGCCAAACCGGTGCAACCTACTTGAGCGAGAGCACAGGGCAGGCGGTTCCCTTCACGACGGCAGATTCCTTCAGTGCCGTGGTGGCCAGCTTAAACACGGACGTTCCCGTCACGGTCAGTCCGCTGACCGAAATGGCGTACCAGAAACTGCCGGTAATTCTCGATCAAAAAACTGGTACCGTTACCACCCAGGTGCTGCAGGAGTCGGTGGTGGCCGCTAACGCTCAGGTAGGCGATCTCTTTAACGTTACCGACATCCTGGCTCCGCCGGCTGACAGCCCAACCTACCAAGCTGCTCTTTTGGTCATCGATCAGATGATCGTCGACTCACAGCTGTCCGACACGACCGCAGTGATGTCCATTTTGAGCGACGCCATCGCCGATGTCAGCACGAGCTCCGCTGCGTACCAGACCTTCGTCGACCTCTTCACCACCGCGGCCACCCAGGTGGCGACGGACAACCCGACCCTGGCTACCACGGTGAACAGCATCACACAGCAGATTACCACTCCGCCGCCCGAGCCGGACTTCAACGACGTTACGCCGCCTACCGTGGTCACCGGGCTTGCTGCGACCACCTACGCCCTCACCTCGTCGACCAGCTCCGTGGTTCTCGTGTGGGAGAACTCCACCGACGCGAACGGCGTGGCCGGCTATGACATCTATCGCAACGGCGTGAAGGTCGGGACCTCGACCTCGAACACCTTCACCGATCAGCCGGTGACCTCCAACGTCACCTACTCTTACACCGTGGTTGCCTTCGACGGTGCCGGGAACATGTCGGCTGCCAGCGCTCCGCTCTCCGTGAAACCGAACCAGGCTTCGCTGAACGTTATCGTGAGCGGTCAGCTGTCGAACGACCTGCTTTCGCAGCTCGACATCATCGCACCCACCGCGCCGACCGGTCTCGCCGCGGTGACCTCGGCGATCTCCGGCACCAACAGTTCGGTCGCACTCACCTGGAGTGCCGCGACCGATAACGTCGGCGTCACCGGGTACGAGATCTACAGGGACGGCGTGAAGGTCGGCACCTCGACCTCGACCAGCTACACCGACCAGTCGGTCACCTCCGCCGTTACCTATTCCTACACGGTGAAGGCATTCGACAAGGCCGGTAACCGCTCCGCAGCCAGCACCGCACTCGCTGTAACCCCGAACAAGGCGTCTCTCGGGGTAATAGTAAACGGCCAGGTTACAACCGGCCCGTGA